ACCCTCAGCGCTTTCCGGGGTGTGTCCATTGCCGCGGTGAACGGCTACGCCATGGGCGGCGGCCTGGAGTGTGCGATGGCGTGCGATATCCGCATTGCCGAGGAGCACGCGCAGATGGCCCTGCCCGAAGCCGGTGTGGGCCTGCTGCCGTGCGCCGGTGGCACCCAGAACCTGCCCTGGCTGGTGGGAGAAGGCTGGGCCAAGCGCATGATCCTCTGCGGCGAGCGCGTCAAAGCGGACAAGGCCCTGCAGATCGGTCTGGTGGAAGAAGTCGTGCCGTCTGGCAAGAGCCTGGAAAAAGCGCTGGAGCTGGCGGAAATGGCCTGCAAACAGAGCCCGTCCTCCACCGCCCGCTGTAAATCCCTGGTGATGAGTGCCCGTGACGGCCGCAGCCACGAAGACGGCTGGCGGATGGAGCGTGAGCTCTTCGTGGAACTGTTCTCCACCGAGGACCAGAAGGAAGGCGTGAACGCGTTCCTCGAGAAACGCGCACCGGAATGGAAGAACCGCTGAATCCCGTGGCAGTGCAACGGTTGAAGGA
This region of Marinobacter arenosus genomic DNA includes:
- a CDS encoding enoyl-CoA hydratase, whose translation is MSDLIQLEKRGHIAVLTINNPPANTWTAESLPALRDTIRELNADRNIFALVVTGQGEKFFSAGADLKTFADGDKARANEMAQAFGEAFATLSAFRGVSIAAVNGYAMGGGLECAMACDIRIAEEHAQMALPEAGVGLLPCAGGTQNLPWLVGEGWAKRMILCGERVKADKALQIGLVEEVVPSGKSLEKALELAEMACKQSPSSTARCKSLVMSARDGRSHEDGWRMERELFVELFSTEDQKEGVNAFLEKRAPEWKNR